From Coffea arabica cultivar ET-39 chromosome 2e, Coffea Arabica ET-39 HiFi, whole genome shotgun sequence, the proteins below share one genomic window:
- the LOC113733463 gene encoding uncharacterized protein, with translation MQIKVKCSCGQGNCPEWAILELQGVVEAQPSFQDRLRNLHIGLLCRPSSQESYTFTVGYHELTGTKVPLKKPILVLKKTRVSDEDVVEGEGEEEKDSGGDIASPSNSRVQLAVIGIIRHKILFKTRPKALISGPQTVAMGKISTPSSLAPNCGYTFA, from the exons ATGCAGATAAAGGTGAAGTGCAGCTGCGGTCAAGGCAATTGCCCGGAATGGGCAATTCTGGAACTCCAAGGCGTGGTTGAGGCCCAGCCCTCCTTTCAAGATCGCCTCCGCAATCTCCATATCGGCCTTCTCTGCCGACCCTCGTCTCAG GAAAGTTACACGTTTACAGTAGGGTACCACGAGTTGACGGGGACGAAGGTGCCCCTGAAGAAGCCTATTTTGGTGTTGAAGAAAACTAGGGTCTCAGATGAGGATGTGGTTgaaggagagggagaggaagaGAAGGATAGTGGAGGGGATATTGCTTCTCCGTCAAATTCAAGGGTACAATTGGCTGTCATTGGAATTATTCGCCACAAGATATTGTTCAAGACCAGACCAAAGGCGCTCATCTCTG GACCTCAAACTGTTGCCATGGGAAAAATCAGTACGCCAAGTTCCCTTGCGC